In Desulfobaccales bacterium, one DNA window encodes the following:
- a CDS encoding hydantoinase/oxoprolinase family protein yields MRLGIDTGGTFTDFVALGGAGGLVHKVPSTPANPLRAILQGLRELCPEGLTGAEVVHGTTVGTNAFLTRRGARVVLVTTAGFEDVLFIGRQTRGELFSLAPQKPPPLMPRERVVGVRERRGADGAVIVPLTSEELARVRRRVAELTPEAVAVCLLHAYAWPEHEERLAAALADLGVPLSLSSRVLPEIREFERTAATVLNAYLTPVLENYLTAWDRQVSQATLHLMHSGGGFLPARRAAHLGLATVLSGPAGGVAGAWKLARPYAQDRLLTLDMGGTSTDVALVAGELPFTSDYVLEGFPLGIRVLDIHTVGAGGGSLARRDRGGALRVGPESAGADPGPACYGRGEGVTVTDAQLYLGRLLPEAFLGGRLAVEERAAAQALERLAREFRVPPRELALGIIRVANTHMARALAKVSLERGQDPRDFTLVSFGGAGGLHVCELARELGVRRLLLPAHAGVLSALGLALAAPRRDVAATLLLADPGLTWERLSRAARELEARGRAEWEADGLPAEVTVTGEVEVRYRGQTDALAVPLAPDFRERFIARHRFLYGHAWEDRELEAVTLRLHFLGPERFENLPPLAPARLGPRPTPATRQRLVLEEGEVREVPFIWRPELAPGDLLRGPALIGEDFATHLLLKGFQAHVTREGHLLVEDQGAR; encoded by the coding sequence ATGCGCCTCGGCATTGACACCGGCGGCACCTTCACGGATTTCGTGGCCTTGGGCGGGGCAGGGGGATTAGTCCACAAGGTGCCCTCCACCCCGGCCAACCCCTTGCGGGCCATCCTCCAGGGCCTGCGGGAGCTCTGTCCGGAGGGCCTTACCGGAGCCGAGGTGGTCCATGGCACTACCGTGGGCACCAATGCCTTCCTCACCCGCCGGGGCGCCCGGGTGGTGCTGGTCACCACTGCCGGCTTTGAAGATGTGCTCTTCATCGGCCGCCAGACCCGGGGAGAGCTCTTCAGCCTCGCCCCCCAAAAGCCGCCGCCCCTCATGCCCCGGGAACGGGTGGTGGGGGTCAGGGAGCGCCGGGGGGCGGACGGCGCGGTGATTGTGCCTCTCACCTCGGAGGAGCTGGCGCGGGTGCGGCGCCGGGTGGCGGAGCTCACCCCGGAGGCCGTAGCCGTCTGCCTGCTGCACGCCTATGCCTGGCCGGAGCACGAGGAACGCCTGGCCGCCGCCCTGGCGGACCTGGGCGTGCCCCTGTCCCTCTCCAGCCGGGTGCTTCCCGAAATCCGGGAGTTTGAGCGCACTGCCGCCACCGTCCTCAATGCCTACCTCACCCCGGTCCTGGAAAATTACCTTACGGCCTGGGACCGGCAGGTATCGCAGGCGACCCTCCATCTCATGCATTCCGGCGGCGGCTTTCTCCCCGCCCGGCGGGCCGCTCATCTGGGGTTGGCCACGGTGCTCTCCGGGCCTGCCGGCGGGGTGGCGGGGGCCTGGAAGCTGGCCCGCCCCTACGCTCAGGACCGGCTCCTCACCCTGGACATGGGGGGCACCTCCACCGATGTGGCCCTGGTGGCCGGGGAACTGCCCTTCACCTCGGACTATGTCCTTGAGGGGTTCCCCCTGGGGATCCGGGTCCTGGACATCCACACCGTGGGGGCCGGCGGCGGTTCCCTGGCCCGCCGGGACCGGGGCGGGGCGCTCAGGGTGGGGCCGGAGAGTGCCGGTGCCGACCCAGGGCCGGCCTGCTACGGCCGGGGGGAGGGGGTGACGGTCACCGACGCCCAGCTTTATCTGGGCCGCCTCCTCCCCGAGGCCTTCCTCGGCGGCCGCCTGGCCGTGGAGGAGCGGGCTGCGGCCCAGGCCCTGGAGCGCCTGGCCCGGGAGTTCCGGGTCCCGCCCCGGGAATTGGCCCTGGGCATTATCCGGGTGGCCAACACCCATATGGCCCGGGCGTTGGCCAAGGTGAGTCTGGAGCGGGGCCAGGACCCCCGGGATTTCACTTTGGTCAGTTTCGGCGGCGCCGGGGGGCTGCATGTCTGTGAGCTGGCCCGGGAACTGGGGGTGAGGCGCCTGCTGTTGCCTGCCCACGCCGGGGTCCTCTCCGCCCTCGGGTTGGCCCTGGCGGCGCCCCGGAGGGATGTTGCCGCCACCCTGCTTTTGGCCGATCCGGGCCTCACTTGGGAAAGGCTCTCCCGGGCGGCCCGGGAGCTTGAGGCCCGGGGTCGGGCGGAGTGGGAAGCCGACGGCCTGCCGGCGGAGGTCACCGTAACCGGCGAGGTGGAGGTGCGCTACCGGGGGCAGACCGACGCCCTGGCCGTGCCCTTGGCCCCGGATTTCCGGGAACGCTTCATCGCCCGGCACCGGTTTCTTTACGGCCACGCCTGGGAGGACCGGGAGCTGGAGGCGGTGACGCTGCGGCTCCACTTTCTGGGTCCGGAGCGTTTCGAGAATCTGCCGCCTCTGGCCCCGGCCCGATTGGGCCCCCGACCCACCCCTGCAACCCGGCAGCGGCTGGTCCTGGAGGAGGGGGAGGTCCGGGAGGTGCCCTTCATCTGGCGGCCGGAGCTGGCCCCCGGGGACCTCCTCCGGGGTCCGGCCCTCATCGGGGAGGATTTCGCCACCCACCTGCTCTTAAAAGGCTTTCAGGCCCATGTGACCCGGGAGGGGCACCTCCTCGTGGAGGACCAAGGGGCGAGATAA
- the gcvH gene encoding glycine cleavage system protein GcvH — MQEDTVIGEIRYSRDHVWVRSDDDIRVTLGITDYLQEKLGEIYSIKLPEEGEEIIKEEAFSTVDAKFGRRELIAPISGEVIEVNYEAVEVPEIINEDPLAEGWLLKVEMPSGAEFDDLLTEEEYEEYLSEEAESEEE, encoded by the coding sequence ATGCAGGAGGACACGGTCATAGGCGAGATCCGTTACAGCCGGGATCATGTGTGGGTCCGCTCCGATGACGACATTCGGGTGACCTTGGGGATCACCGATTATCTCCAGGAAAAACTGGGGGAGATTTACTCCATCAAGCTCCCGGAGGAAGGCGAGGAGATCATCAAGGAAGAGGCGTTCAGCACCGTGGACGCCAAATTCGGCCGCCGGGAACTCATCGCCCCCATCTCCGGCGAAGTCATCGAGGTCAACTACGAGGCCGTGGAGGTCCCCGAGATCATCAATGAGGACCCCTTGGCGGAGGGCTGGCTCCTCAAGGTGGAGATGCCCTCCGGCGCGGAATTTGACGACCTGCTCACCGAAGAGGAATACGAAGAGTACCTAAGCGAAGAGGCCGAGAGCGAGGAGGAGTGA
- the pstS gene encoding phosphate ABC transporter substrate-binding protein PstS: MVKILALLCATLLTVSPVAAQITINGAGASFPYPLYSQWAHKYNQVTGTKINYQSIGSGGGIAQIKAKTVDFGGTDEPLTPEDLDKSGLIQFPTVMGGVVPIINVEGIKTRELKLDGITLAHIFLGIVNKWDDPAIKKLNPDLKLPSQPITVAHRTDGSGTTFIFTSYLAAVSPEWKNKVGAGKAVKWPAENSIGGKGNEGVAGQVKAVKGAIGYVEYAYALQNKIPYVQLMNRAGKFVAPSIETFQAAAANADWTKAPKGFSLSLIDQPGDNSWPIVGATYIMMHKEQPDAAKGKEILKFFDWAFKHGGDMAKELHYVPLPEKVVKMVEDSWKEVKSGGKPLWP; encoded by the coding sequence ATGGTAAAAATTCTTGCCCTTCTCTGTGCCACCCTGCTCACGGTGTCCCCGGTGGCGGCCCAGATCACCATCAACGGCGCGGGCGCTTCCTTTCCCTACCCGTTGTATTCCCAGTGGGCCCACAAGTATAACCAGGTGACGGGCACCAAGATCAACTACCAGTCCATCGGCTCCGGCGGCGGCATCGCCCAGATCAAGGCCAAGACCGTGGACTTCGGCGGCACCGATGAGCCCCTCACCCCGGAAGATCTGGACAAGAGCGGTCTCATCCAGTTCCCCACCGTCATGGGGGGCGTGGTGCCCATCATCAACGTGGAGGGCATCAAGACCCGGGAGCTGAAGCTGGACGGCATCACCCTGGCCCACATCTTCCTGGGCATCGTCAACAAGTGGGATGACCCGGCCATCAAGAAGCTCAATCCTGACCTGAAGCTCCCCTCCCAGCCCATCACCGTGGCCCATCGCACCGACGGCTCCGGCACCACCTTCATCTTCACCAGCTATCTGGCGGCGGTCTCCCCGGAGTGGAAAAACAAGGTGGGGGCCGGCAAGGCGGTGAAGTGGCCGGCGGAAAACAGCATCGGCGGCAAGGGCAATGAGGGTGTGGCCGGTCAGGTGAAGGCGGTGAAAGGCGCCATCGGTTACGTGGAGTATGCCTACGCCCTGCAGAACAAGATCCCTTATGTCCAGCTCATGAACCGGGCCGGGAAGTTTGTCGCCCCCAGCATCGAGACCTTCCAGGCGGCGGCGGCCAACGCCGACTGGACCAAGGCCCCCAAGGGCTTCTCCCTCTCCCTCATCGACCAGCCCGGGGACAACTCCTGGCCCATTGTCGGCGCCACCTACATCATGATGCACAAGGAGCAGCCCGACGCCGCCAAGGGCAAGGAAATTCTCAAATTCTTTGACTGGGCCTTCAAGCATGGCGGGGACATGGCCAAGGAACTCCATTACGTGCCCCTGCCGGAGAAGGTGGTCAAGATGGTGGAGGACAGCTGGAAGGAAGTGAAATCCGGCGGCAAACCCTTGTGGCCGTAA
- the pstB gene encoding phosphate ABC transporter ATP-binding protein PstB, translating into MRAMEMAHKLPEVPVTEEELPASARLLASFGLTSKVATRHLNFYYGDTQALFDNNLDIALNRVTAIIGPSGCGKSTHLRVYNRIYELYRDQRAEGQVLLDGVNVLDPGFDLMELRRRVGMIFQKPTPFPMSVFDNVAYGLKMHYRLSKSEIADRVETALKKAALWDEVKDFLKKPGTSLSGGQQQRLCIARSIVVEPEVLLMDEPCSAIDPIGTAKIEELINELKANYTIVIVTHNMQQAARVSDFTAFFFQGRIIEFDTTQKIFTNPANRQTEAYITGRFG; encoded by the coding sequence ATGCGTGCGATGGAAATGGCCCATAAACTTCCCGAGGTGCCGGTGACTGAGGAGGAACTGCCCGCTTCCGCCCGGTTGCTGGCCTCCTTCGGCCTGACGAGCAAGGTGGCCACCCGGCACCTCAATTTTTACTACGGCGACACCCAGGCCCTCTTCGACAACAACCTGGACATCGCCTTAAACCGGGTCACCGCCATCATCGGGCCCTCCGGGTGCGGCAAATCCACCCACCTAAGGGTCTACAACCGCATCTACGAGCTCTACCGGGACCAGCGGGCCGAGGGGCAGGTGCTCCTGGACGGGGTCAATGTCCTGGACCCCGGCTTCGATCTCATGGAGCTGCGGCGCCGGGTGGGCATGATCTTCCAGAAGCCCACCCCCTTCCCCATGAGCGTCTTTGACAACGTGGCCTACGGCTTAAAGATGCACTACCGCCTGAGCAAAAGCGAGATCGCCGACCGGGTGGAGACCGCTTTGAAAAAAGCGGCCCTGTGGGATGAGGTGAAGGACTTCCTCAAAAAACCGGGCACCTCGCTCTCCGGCGGCCAGCAGCAGCGGCTGTGCATCGCCCGCAGCATCGTGGTGGAGCCCGAGGTGCTCCTGATGGATGAGCCCTGCAGCGCCATTGACCCCATCGGCACCGCCAAGATCGAGGAGCTCATCAACGAACTCAAAGCCAACTACACCATCGTCATCGTCACCCACAACATGCAGCAGGCGGCCCGGGTGTCCGACTTCACCGCCTTCTTCTTTCAGGGCCGCATCATCGAATTCGACACCACCCAGAAGATCTTCACCAACCCGGCCAACCGGCAGACGGAAGCTTACATCACCGGCCGCTTCGGCTGA
- the ccsB gene encoding c-type cytochrome biogenesis protein CcsB has product MISQILGLVTLVYLVATGLFLAASLWSSRRLEDWGRMALLAGLAAHLGAFFGRWVESYRHASQYTPPEGAAAVLNLVIHQVPLSNFFESLVFFSLSVSFLGLVSFRRHLKGALGVVVALLACLILAYASLAVDSSIRPLMPALKSNWLLIHVLTCFIGYAGFALAFGAALLYLWQTRRSRANPIAPPQELDRLMYRAVALGFLFLSVGILTGAVWADSAWGRYWSWDPKETWSLITWFIYAGLLHARLVKGWQGRRIAWLAILGFAAVLFTYFGVSFLLPGLHSYF; this is encoded by the coding sequence ATGATCAGCCAGATCCTGGGTCTGGTCACTCTGGTCTATCTTGTTGCCACCGGCCTCTTTCTGGCGGCCAGCCTCTGGTCCAGCCGCCGCCTGGAGGACTGGGGCCGCATGGCGCTCCTTGCCGGGCTGGCGGCCCACCTGGGGGCCTTTTTCGGCCGCTGGGTGGAATCCTACCGTCACGCCAGCCAGTACACCCCGCCCGAGGGCGCCGCAGCAGTCCTCAACCTGGTGATCCACCAGGTCCCCTTGTCCAACTTCTTTGAATCCCTGGTCTTTTTCTCTTTGAGCGTCAGCTTTCTCGGACTGGTCTCCTTCAGGCGGCACCTCAAGGGCGCCTTGGGGGTGGTGGTGGCGCTTCTGGCCTGCCTGATTCTGGCCTACGCCTCCCTGGCGGTGGACAGCAGCATCCGGCCTCTCATGCCGGCCCTGAAGAGCAACTGGCTCCTCATCCACGTGCTCACCTGCTTCATCGGCTATGCCGGCTTTGCCTTGGCCTTCGGGGCCGCCCTGCTCTACCTCTGGCAGACCCGGCGCAGCCGGGCCAACCCCATCGCCCCGCCCCAGGAGCTGGACCGCCTCATGTACCGGGCCGTGGCCTTGGGCTTCCTCTTCCTCTCCGTGGGCATCCTCACCGGCGCGGTGTGGGCCGACTCCGCCTGGGGCCGCTACTGGAGCTGGGACCCCAAGGAGACCTGGTCCCTCATCACCTGGTTCATCTACGCCGGTCTCTTGCACGCCCGCCTGGTGAAGGGCTGGCAGGGCCGCCGCATCGCCTGGCTGGCCATCCTGGGCTTCGCCGCGGTGCTCTTCACCTATTTCGGGGTGAGCTTCCTCCTGCCGGGCCTGCACTCCTACTTCTGA
- the pstB gene encoding phosphate ABC transporter ATP-binding protein PstB, producing MDTSSPSVTAPPYCDRTAPPPKIQVRNLNFYYGRHQALFNNHLDIPERRVTAIIGPSGCGKSTHIRTYNRIYELYPDQRADGEIWLDGHNLLSPETDVMQVRRRLGMVFQRPVPFPLSIFDNVAFGLRQQRLPREELAGRVEEALKKAALWEEVKDVLHRPGTSLSGGQQQRLCIARAVVMEPEVLLMDEPCSAIDPVATAKIEELILELKEKYTIVIVTHNMQQAARISDVTAYFYQGRILKAGPTAEIFQEFSLLEEVPTQERLEALLAHARETQAPLVS from the coding sequence ATGGACACTTCCTCCCCCAGCGTGACGGCGCCGCCGTATTGCGACCGGACGGCCCCGCCTCCCAAGATCCAAGTCCGTAATCTCAATTTCTATTACGGCCGTCACCAGGCCCTGTTCAATAATCATCTGGACATCCCCGAGCGCCGGGTGACCGCCATCATCGGGCCCTCCGGCTGCGGCAAGTCCACCCACATCCGCACCTACAACCGCATCTATGAGCTTTATCCCGACCAGCGGGCCGACGGGGAGATCTGGCTGGACGGCCACAATCTCCTCAGCCCCGAGACGGACGTCATGCAGGTGCGCCGGAGGCTGGGCATGGTCTTCCAGCGGCCGGTGCCCTTTCCTTTAAGCATCTTCGACAATGTGGCCTTTGGCTTGCGGCAGCAGCGCCTCCCCCGGGAAGAATTGGCCGGCCGGGTGGAGGAGGCTCTCAAGAAGGCGGCGCTGTGGGAGGAAGTCAAGGACGTGCTGCACCGTCCGGGCACTTCCCTCTCCGGCGGTCAGCAGCAGCGCCTGTGCATCGCCCGGGCCGTGGTCATGGAGCCCGAGGTGCTCCTCATGGATGAGCCCTGCAGCGCCATCGATCCGGTGGCCACCGCCAAGATCGAGGAGTTGATTCTCGAACTGAAAGAGAAATATACTATCGTTATCGTCACCCATAACATGCAGCAGGCGGCCCGGATCTCTGATGTCACCGCCTATTTTTACCAGGGTCGGATCCTCAAGGCCGGGCCCACGGCGGAGATCTTTCAGGAGTTTTCCCTCCTGGAGGAGGTTCCCACCCAAGAAAGGCTTGAGGCCCTCCTGGCCCATGCCCGGGAAACCCAGGCGCCCCTGGTGTCCTGA
- a CDS encoding cytochrome c biogenesis protein ResB, translating to MSRKSAPPSLPGRLWDSLTSIRLTVTLLLVLAVVATLGTVIPQNEPVARYLASFGPRWGPILLRLGLHRIFDGPWLLVPVGLLSLNLLACVIRGLPEAVRRVARPFSAEAALALPLRGQFTLPATVKPQEAVLPLLRQELGRLKSHNSPERLIYFWESGRFRPLGPYLIHLSLFLILFGAVVGKFWGVEGRLAVLTGETATEFTLSKGAGTAPLGFALRLDNFTVDYYGGTGTPREFRSDLTFFRNGQEAGRAACRVNHPVTFGGLTFYQSSYGSQLAGPVRLKVCKGQDCHTLTLGQRRGENLPDGQGQVMLVRVDANFQGLGPAVLLAYREAATSGQPQIFWISAQHPELARQAQTPFHQAGPHHFMVEDLPLKFYSVFQVRRDPGVWWVYGGFLLCLPGFLLAFLRPTQRLAVVLEQSPKGHWQGRLLGASPRAREAFQERVDRLLLHLKKGTRS from the coding sequence GTGTCCAGGAAATCAGCGCCCCCATCCCTTCCCGGCCGGCTGTGGGACTCCCTCACCTCCATCCGCCTCACCGTCACCCTGCTGCTGGTTCTGGCGGTGGTGGCCACCCTGGGGACCGTCATCCCCCAGAACGAGCCGGTGGCCCGTTATCTCGCCAGCTTCGGACCCCGCTGGGGCCCGATCCTGCTCCGCCTCGGCCTGCACCGCATCTTTGACGGCCCCTGGCTGTTGGTGCCGGTGGGCCTTCTCAGCCTCAACCTCTTGGCCTGCGTCATCCGGGGCCTGCCGGAGGCCGTGCGCCGGGTGGCCCGCCCCTTCTCCGCCGAGGCCGCTCTCGCCCTGCCCCTGCGGGGCCAGTTCACCCTCCCCGCCACGGTAAAGCCCCAAGAGGCGGTTCTGCCTCTGTTGCGCCAGGAACTGGGCCGCCTGAAAAGCCACAACTCTCCGGAGCGTCTCATCTATTTCTGGGAGAGCGGCCGCTTCCGGCCCCTGGGGCCGTATCTCATCCACCTCTCCCTCTTCCTCATCCTCTTCGGCGCCGTGGTGGGCAAATTTTGGGGGGTGGAAGGCCGGCTGGCGGTCCTCACCGGCGAGACGGCCACCGAATTCACCCTCAGCAAAGGCGCAGGCACTGCACCGCTGGGCTTCGCCCTCAGGCTGGACAACTTCACGGTGGACTATTACGGCGGCACCGGCACCCCCCGGGAATTCCGCTCCGATCTCACCTTCTTCCGGAATGGCCAGGAGGCAGGAAGGGCCGCCTGCCGGGTGAATCACCCCGTGACCTTCGGCGGCCTTACCTTCTATCAGTCCAGCTACGGCTCCCAGCTGGCCGGGCCGGTGCGCCTCAAAGTCTGCAAAGGCCAGGACTGCCATACCCTGACACTGGGGCAGCGCCGGGGCGAAAACCTCCCCGACGGCCAGGGCCAGGTGATGCTGGTGCGGGTGGACGCCAACTTCCAGGGGCTGGGGCCGGCGGTGCTGTTGGCCTACCGGGAGGCGGCCACCAGTGGCCAGCCCCAGATCTTCTGGATCTCCGCCCAGCATCCGGAACTGGCCCGCCAGGCCCAGACCCCCTTCCATCAGGCCGGCCCCCACCACTTCATGGTGGAGGACCTGCCTTTGAAGTTTTACTCCGTCTTCCAGGTGCGGCGGGACCCCGGCGTCTGGTGGGTGTACGGGGGCTTTCTCCTCTGCCTGCCCGGCTTTCTTTTGGCTTTCCTGAGGCCCACCCAGCGCTTGGCCGTGGTCCTGGAGCAGAGCCCCAAAGGCCACTGGCAGGGGCGCCTGTTGGGGGCCAGCCCCCGGGCCCGGGAGGCCTTCCAGGAGCGGGTGGACCGCCTGCTCCTGCACCTAAAAAAAGGAACCCGTTCATGA
- the pstA gene encoding phosphate ABC transporter permease PstA, whose amino-acid sequence MKYRPPTGRKLVNWVVSGGAAASAMVGIVFLVWITWEVLYRGVTALNWDFFTHLPTPPGVPGGGLANAIVGTLVLTAAATALSVPLGLLAGIYLAEFAEDSRLGDLSRFSANVLMGLPSIIVGVFAYALVVLPLGNFCGYAGVVALAVIMLPVVTRTTEDMLRLVPNTLREAALALGAPRWRVTLAVVFRAAKSGLITGILLAVARVSGETAPLLFTALNSPFWFHSLAEPTPNLTVTIFNYAMSPYPDWQEKAWGASFLITFGVLWITIVTRVMLRERKG is encoded by the coding sequence ATGAAGTATCGCCCCCCCACCGGCCGCAAGCTTGTCAACTGGGTGGTGAGCGGTGGCGCCGCCGCCTCCGCCATGGTGGGCATCGTCTTTTTGGTGTGGATCACCTGGGAGGTGCTGTATCGGGGGGTCACCGCCCTGAACTGGGACTTTTTTACTCACCTTCCCACCCCTCCCGGCGTGCCGGGTGGGGGGTTGGCCAACGCCATTGTGGGCACGCTGGTGCTTACCGCCGCGGCCACCGCCCTTTCCGTGCCTTTGGGGCTCTTGGCGGGCATCTATCTGGCGGAGTTTGCCGAGGACTCCCGCCTGGGGGATTTGAGCCGCTTTTCCGCCAATGTGCTCATGGGCCTGCCCTCCATCATCGTGGGGGTCTTTGCCTATGCCCTGGTGGTCCTGCCCCTGGGGAATTTCTGCGGCTATGCCGGGGTGGTGGCCTTGGCGGTGATCATGCTCCCCGTGGTCACCCGCACCACCGAGGACATGCTCCGGCTGGTGCCCAATACCCTTAGGGAGGCGGCCCTGGCTTTGGGGGCGCCCCGCTGGCGGGTGACCCTGGCGGTGGTCTTTCGGGCCGCCAAATCCGGGCTCATCACCGGCATTTTGCTGGCCGTGGCCCGGGTAAGCGGCGAAACTGCGCCTCTGCTCTTCACCGCCTTGAACAGCCCTTTCTGGTTCCACTCCCTGGCGGAACCCACTCCCAATCTCACGGTGACCATCTTCAACTACGCCATGAGTCCCTACCCCGACTGGCAAGAGAAGGCCTGGGGCGCCTCTTTTCTCATCACCTTCGGGGTCTTGTGGATCACCATCGTGACCCGGGTGATGCTCCGGGAACGCAAGGGATAA
- the pstC gene encoding phosphate ABC transporter permease subunit PstC translates to MKQDAALDKAAAEAVLAPTAGPTPVFIALGDRVFRGLTAVAALLVPAVILAIGLDLFITSYPALAKFGPRFLLSQEWNPVTQQFGAASSIYGTVMSTLIAMVIALPLSLAIALFLVELAPPKVSQVVGTMIELLAAIPSIIYGMWGLFVFAPLMATYVQPVLGKYLGFLPLFSGPPLGIGMLTAGIILAIMILPFMSAIARDVFALVPNVVKESAYGLGATTWEVTYKVTIPYGLVGLLGAMFLGLGRALGETMAVTFVIGNAHRISLSLFAPGNTIASTLANEFSEATEPIYVSSLVALGLVLYLVTFLVQVVSQWLLRRMYRAWSVGL, encoded by the coding sequence ATGAAACAGGACGCGGCTTTGGACAAGGCGGCCGCAGAGGCGGTCCTGGCGCCCACCGCCGGCCCTACGCCGGTGTTCATAGCCCTGGGGGACCGGGTGTTCCGGGGGTTGACCGCGGTGGCGGCCCTCCTCGTGCCTGCCGTCATCCTCGCCATCGGCCTCGATCTCTTCATCACGTCGTACCCGGCCTTGGCCAAGTTCGGGCCCCGATTTCTCCTCTCCCAGGAATGGAACCCGGTCACCCAGCAGTTCGGCGCCGCCAGCTCCATTTACGGCACGGTGATGTCCACCCTCATCGCCATGGTCATCGCCCTGCCCTTGAGTCTGGCCATCGCCCTTTTCCTGGTAGAGCTGGCGCCCCCCAAGGTGAGCCAGGTGGTGGGTACCATGATTGAGCTGCTGGCCGCCATTCCCAGCATCATTTACGGCATGTGGGGGCTGTTTGTCTTTGCCCCCCTCATGGCCACCTATGTGCAGCCGGTGCTGGGGAAGTATCTGGGCTTCCTGCCGCTCTTCTCCGGCCCCCCCTTGGGCATCGGCATGCTCACCGCCGGCATCATCCTGGCCATCATGATTCTGCCTTTCATGAGCGCCATCGCCCGGGACGTCTTTGCCCTGGTCCCCAATGTGGTGAAGGAATCGGCCTACGGCCTGGGGGCCACCACCTGGGAGGTCACCTACAAAGTGACCATCCCCTATGGCCTGGTGGGGCTTTTGGGAGCCATGTTTCTGGGGCTGGGGCGGGCCTTGGGGGAGACCATGGCGGTGACCTTCGTCATCGGCAATGCCCACCGCATCTCCCTTTCCCTCTTTGCCCCCGGGAACACCATCGCCTCCACCCTGGCCAATGAATTCAGCGAGGCCACCGAGCCCATCTATGTCAGCTCGCTGGTGGCCCTGGGGCTGGTGCTCTATCTGGTCACCTTCCTGGTGCAGGTGGTCTCCCAGTGGCTTTTGAGGCGCATGTACCGGGCCTGGAGCGTGGGCTTATGA
- a CDS encoding universal stress protein, with protein MKQVQKILFPIDLTEKIDPLLPWVTTLVKKFDATLVVLFVTQDLTSFTSFYVPHPYLKTMQEETMKAAQQKMAEIRQEVFKDFPKVETLVVQGPPADKILEVAQKEGVDLIIMGTHGRKGLERAIFGSVCDKVVRNSKIPVLTIYPQ; from the coding sequence ATGAAGCAGGTGCAGAAAATCCTCTTTCCCATTGATTTAACTGAGAAAATCGATCCGCTGCTCCCCTGGGTCACCACCCTGGTGAAGAAGTTTGACGCCACCCTGGTGGTCCTGTTCGTGACCCAGGATCTGACCAGCTTCACCTCTTTTTATGTGCCGCACCCCTACCTCAAGACCATGCAGGAAGAGACCATGAAGGCGGCCCAGCAGAAGATGGCCGAAATCCGCCAGGAAGTCTTCAAGGATTTTCCCAAGGTGGAGACCCTGGTGGTGCAGGGCCCGCCCGCGGACAAGATCCTGGAAGTAGCCCAGAAGGAGGGAGTGGACCTCATCATCATGGGCACCCATGGCCGCAAGGGCCTGGAGCGGGCCATCTTCGGCAGCGTCTGCGACAAAGTGGTGCGCAACTCCAAAATCCCGGTGCTTACCATTTATCCGCAATAA